In one Carettochelys insculpta isolate YL-2023 chromosome 6, ASM3395843v1, whole genome shotgun sequence genomic region, the following are encoded:
- the LOC142015124 gene encoding putative CENPB DNA-binding domain-containing protein 1 codes for MTGKSSVRAKLSAICKRQHVNVTVVVKTDVIKCIRNGERAADIAYYLGLPPTTVHTIAKNTDDIMEKARHLMQHSSVKIAQQRSKVMEMMETMMAVWLDGSPMQNMLISLNAIQEKAVRLFKFLKDKEKQEMGGTFKEETFNASCGWFQFPVTLRVQEC; via the coding sequence ATGACTGGGAAATCAAGTGTTCGTGCAAAATTAAGTGCTATTTGCAAGAGGCAACATGTTAATGTGACTGTTGTTGTGAAAACAGATGTAATAAAGTGCATCAGAAATGGTGAACGGGCTGCTGACATTGCTTACTATCTTGGCCTACCTCCGACAACGGTTCATACCATTGCCAAGAATACTGATGATATAATGGAAAAGGCTAGGCATCTGATGCAGCATTCTTCTGTAAAGATTGCTCAGCAAAGAAGCAAGGTGATGGAAATGATGGAGACAATGATGGCTGTGTGGTTGGATGGCTCGCCTATGCAGAATATGCTGATAAGTCTCAATGCCATTCAGGAGAAGGCAGTGAGGttattcaaattcctgaaggataAAGAGAAACAGGAGATGGGAGGCACTTTtaaagaagaaacatttaatgCTAGCTGTGGCTGGTTTCAGTTTCCAGTCACACTAAGGGTTCAAGAATGTTAG